Proteins co-encoded in one Cytophaga hutchinsonii ATCC 33406 genomic window:
- a CDS encoding AAA domain-containing protein, translated as MSVAKEYFQGIKSVLKIEMSEDAKIYEEELAKQSIQERKELGITWYPLFIKSEYYGFAERLHIEVERKYEADTPNIFYSGDKVRIFSNQQHNTKEDFIDGVITASAGNLVTVQLMKDEAPDWLSDGKIGMDKLFDKHSYETMLSTLDYWASDDGLTKDSIRLRDVILGEKTASFNTKENYAAPDKLDITQKKAWEKAIQAQDVAIIHGPPGTGKTTTIVEIVKTLIEKGERVLVCASSNAAVDVLTERLAARGLPVVRLGNPSKITEQNLQYCLDRQVVNHEQFGLVKELKKRAEEFFRMANKYKRNFDREEREQRKAILKEARNLRGQADDHLHFLQQNVLVKNQVVTCTPVVSMHREIGKEKFDTLIFDESGQTMEPMCWIPIQKVKKVILAGDHLQLPPTVKSDEAAKKGLAISLLEKLMPLPGISEMLAIQYRMNEKIMQFPSQWFYDNKLEAHGSVKDHAFDDDVIQFIDTAGTGYEEELVGAPFGIRNKQEADLVLAILNNVAELNKQASIGIISPYKLQIQYIREQLIEQKITSKNIQVQTVDGFQGQEKDIIIISLVRSNGKQEIGFLKDLRRMNVAITRARKKLIVIGDSSTLSSSKFYAGFQEYIESHNGYHSAWEYIS; from the coding sequence ATGAGTGTGGCGAAGGAATATTTTCAAGGCATTAAAAGTGTTTTGAAAATAGAAATGAGTGAGGATGCTAAAATTTATGAAGAAGAACTTGCCAAACAATCCATTCAGGAACGCAAAGAACTTGGTATTACGTGGTATCCGTTATTTATAAAATCTGAATACTATGGTTTTGCAGAGCGCCTGCACATTGAAGTTGAACGCAAATACGAAGCGGATACACCAAATATTTTTTATTCAGGAGACAAAGTACGGATCTTTTCAAACCAGCAGCATAATACAAAAGAAGATTTTATTGATGGTGTAATTACGGCGTCCGCCGGGAATTTGGTAACCGTACAGCTGATGAAAGATGAGGCGCCGGATTGGCTTTCGGATGGAAAGATCGGTATGGATAAACTATTTGATAAGCATAGTTATGAAACGATGCTTTCAACGCTTGATTACTGGGCTTCAGACGATGGATTAACAAAAGATTCGATCCGGTTACGCGATGTTATTTTAGGTGAAAAAACTGCTTCATTCAATACAAAAGAAAATTACGCAGCACCGGACAAGTTAGATATTACACAAAAGAAAGCCTGGGAAAAAGCCATACAGGCGCAGGATGTAGCAATCATTCATGGACCTCCGGGCACAGGTAAAACAACTACCATTGTTGAAATAGTAAAAACTCTGATAGAAAAAGGGGAGCGTGTATTGGTTTGTGCTTCGAGTAATGCGGCTGTTGATGTATTAACGGAAAGGCTTGCTGCCAGAGGCTTGCCGGTTGTACGATTGGGGAACCCTTCCAAAATTACGGAGCAGAATCTGCAGTATTGCCTGGACCGGCAAGTTGTGAATCACGAACAATTTGGTTTAGTGAAAGAATTGAAAAAACGTGCGGAAGAATTTTTTCGCATGGCGAATAAATACAAACGGAATTTTGACCGGGAAGAACGGGAACAGCGAAAAGCCATCTTGAAGGAAGCCCGCAATCTGCGTGGACAAGCCGACGATCACTTACATTTTTTACAGCAAAATGTATTAGTAAAAAATCAAGTGGTAACGTGTACGCCTGTAGTTTCCATGCATAGAGAGATTGGTAAAGAAAAATTTGACACGTTGATTTTTGATGAATCGGGTCAAACCATGGAACCGATGTGCTGGATCCCGATTCAAAAAGTGAAGAAAGTAATTTTGGCAGGCGATCATTTACAACTGCCGCCAACAGTGAAATCCGATGAAGCGGCGAAAAAAGGCCTGGCGATAAGTTTGCTTGAAAAATTAATGCCTTTGCCCGGTATTTCGGAAATGCTTGCCATTCAATACCGCATGAATGAAAAGATCATGCAGTTTCCATCCCAATGGTTTTATGACAATAAACTGGAAGCACACGGCAGTGTTAAAGATCATGCCTTTGATGACGATGTTATTCAGTTTATTGATACGGCCGGAACAGGCTATGAAGAAGAACTGGTTGGAGCACCGTTTGGTATCCGGAATAAACAGGAGGCAGATCTTGTTCTTGCTATTTTGAATAACGTAGCTGAATTAAATAAACAGGCAAGCATCGGAATTATCAGTCCGTATAAATTACAGATTCAATACATTCGTGAACAATTGATCGAACAGAAAATCACGTCTAAAAATATTCAGGTACAAACCGTAGATGGTTTTCAGGGACAGGAGAAGGATATTATTATTATAAGTCTGGTACGTTCCAACGGAAAACAGGAGATCGGTTTTTTAAAAGACCTGCGACGCATGAATGTTGCAATCACACGTGCACGTAAAAAGCTTATTGTTATAGGAGATTCGTCTACATTGTCATCATCAAAATTTTACGCCGGTTTTCAGGAATATATTGAATCGCATAATGGGTATCACTCAGCCTGGGAATATATCAGTTAA